Proteins encoded by one window of Anaerosalibacter sp. Marseille-P3206:
- a CDS encoding zf-HC2 domain-containing protein produces the protein MKITCDVIEDLLPLYAEGLTSDDTNFLVEEHLKTCTDCKKQLEAIQNPKELPINTDIEPFKKVEKKLFHKRVQIIALTIVLVLAIVIITMAYLTSPEYLPYSNETLSIKDDEDGKVIINFDDNVAGYDIESHKLENNRGYVYHITTWNNIWNQYISKNKAQSIILNPDDEDVISIYYYSTDGSGDRLIYGVNLLGNGGVLTLPRLALAYYLLLAMALATVFGILLYVCRKKGKEKTILEKIFLLPVSYIIAHFCIKGFETTSYSMQRDFFAILLLMIPIYCLLLLVINLYGKTKNKRNTIYK, from the coding sequence ATGAAAATTACCTGTGATGTAATTGAGGATCTTTTGCCTTTATATGCGGAAGGGCTTACAAGTGATGATACTAATTTTCTTGTAGAGGAACATCTTAAAACATGCACAGATTGTAAAAAACAATTGGAAGCAATTCAAAATCCTAAAGAACTTCCAATAAATACTGATATAGAGCCATTTAAAAAAGTAGAAAAGAAACTTTTTCATAAAAGAGTCCAAATAATTGCTTTAACTATTGTACTAGTATTGGCAATTGTAATAATTACTATGGCCTACCTCACATCACCAGAATACTTGCCCTATTCTAATGAAACTTTATCCATAAAGGATGACGAAGATGGGAAAGTTATAATTAATTTTGATGATAATGTAGCAGGATATGATATTGAATCTCATAAATTAGAGAATAATAGAGGCTATGTCTACCATATAACTACTTGGAATAATATTTGGAATCAGTATATTTCTAAAAATAAGGCCCAAAGCATAATATTAAATCCAGATGATGAAGATGTTATATCCATATATTATTATTCAACTGATGGAAGTGGGGACAGATTAATTTATGGAGTAAATTTGCTAGGGAATGGCGGTGTGCTTACACTACCTAGATTAGCCCTTGCATATTATTTACTATTAGCTATGGCATTAGCAACTGTATTTGGAATCTTATTATATGTGTGTAGGAAAAAAGGTAAAGAGAAAACCATATTAGAAAAAATTTTCTTATTACCTGTATCTTATATTATTGCACACTTTTGTATTAAAGGTTTTGAAACTACATCCTATTCGATGCAACGGGACTTTTTTGCCATTTTACTATTAATGATTCCAATATATTGCTTGTTGCTCCTTGTTATTAATTTGTATGGCAAAACAAAAAATAAAAGAAATACCATATACAAATAA
- a CDS encoding YgiT-type zinc finger protein, whose protein sequence is MNCIFCKANLIKGKVNHIVDLGETIIIIKNQNLLV, encoded by the coding sequence ATGAATTGCATTTTTTGCAAGGCTAATTTAATAAAGGGAAAGGTAAACCATATTGTTGATTTGGGGGAAACAATAATCATCATAAAAAATCAGAACCTGCTGGTTTAA
- a CDS encoding IS1182 family transposase, translating to MLKGKNNQLSIYSILYNKIPENHTLKLINKAIDLSFVTKLLEVSYNKYYGRPAKDPELMIRLLILQYLYNLSDEKLIEECSLNLSYMWFLGINPDEDLPEASLLSKFRVHRLNDITLDEIITEIVRQCVEKGIIENTGISIDATHTEANTFKATPERVMKYLAKKIFKTYEEESGKLPENIDKDIPDYKQIEDHKEAKKTMKDYLEKEIKKVENIVHQEENPKTIMILENAKEILKDPKFLEQRGVRSIVDQEARVGHKSKTERFFGYKTEFMMTTDERIITAVTVKSGEYVDGTNFDKLIELTNQTGLKVEEVFGDKAYFRKPILDKIKEMEAKAYIPISEMAYKIDEEIFSYNKDSDEWFCSEGNITIRKKHRKDKSGKETYKYYFEKEKCRNCSKREECKTGKNIGKILEVGINTPEFYGYSQEQKTDEFKEKYKKRACHEGKNGEMKNNHGLNRARGYGLRSMSTQAKLTAIAVNLKRIASILSSKFSFIMKFFRFKLVFY from the coding sequence ATGCTTAAAGGCAAAAATAATCAATTAAGCATCTACTCAATATTATATAATAAAATACCAGAAAATCATACATTAAAATTAATAAATAAAGCTATAGACTTAAGTTTTGTAACGAAACTACTTGAAGTATCATACAACAAATACTATGGAAGGCCAGCTAAGGACCCTGAACTTATGATTAGACTTTTGATATTACAGTACTTGTACAATTTGTCGGATGAAAAGCTAATTGAAGAATGTTCATTAAACTTATCATATATGTGGTTTTTAGGAATAAATCCAGATGAGGATTTGCCGGAGGCAAGTTTACTATCTAAATTTAGAGTACATAGATTAAATGATATAACATTAGACGAAATTATAACTGAAATTGTAAGACAATGTGTAGAAAAAGGGATAATAGAAAATACTGGTATTAGTATTGATGCAACTCATACAGAAGCTAATACTTTTAAGGCTACTCCTGAAAGAGTAATGAAATACTTAGCAAAGAAAATATTTAAAACTTATGAAGAAGAATCGGGAAAACTACCTGAAAATATAGATAAAGATATTCCAGATTACAAACAAATTGAAGATCATAAAGAAGCAAAGAAAACTATGAAGGATTATCTTGAAAAAGAAATTAAAAAAGTTGAAAACATTGTTCATCAAGAAGAAAATCCTAAAACAATAATGATTTTGGAGAATGCAAAAGAAATATTAAAAGATCCAAAATTCTTAGAACAAAGAGGAGTTCGATCAATTGTTGACCAAGAAGCAAGAGTCGGACATAAAAGTAAAACAGAACGTTTTTTTGGATATAAAACAGAATTTATGATGACAACTGATGAGAGGATAATAACAGCGGTAACAGTAAAAAGTGGAGAATATGTAGATGGAACAAATTTTGATAAGTTAATAGAATTGACTAATCAAACAGGTTTAAAAGTAGAAGAAGTATTTGGAGATAAAGCATATTTTAGAAAGCCGATATTAGATAAAATAAAAGAAATGGAAGCAAAAGCATATATCCCAATAAGCGAAATGGCATATAAGATAGATGAAGAAATATTTAGTTACAACAAAGATTCAGATGAATGGTTTTGTAGCGAAGGAAACATAACAATAAGAAAAAAACATAGAAAAGACAAAAGCGGAAAAGAGACATATAAATATTACTTTGAAAAGGAAAAATGCAGGAATTGTAGCAAAAGAGAAGAGTGTAAAACTGGCAAAAATATTGGTAAAATTCTTGAAGTAGGTATAAACACTCCTGAATTTTATGGATACAGTCAAGAACAAAAAACAGATGAATTCAAAGAAAAATATAAAAAAAGAGCTTGCCATGAAGGGAAAAATGGCGAAATGAAAAATAATCATGGATTAAACCGTGCTCGGGGGTATGGTTTAAGAAGCATGTCCACACAAGCAAAATTAACTGCAATAGCAGTTAATTTAAAGAGGATAGCAAGTATACTATCCTCTAAATTCTCTTTTATTATGAAGTTTTTTAGATTTAAATTGGTATTTTATTAG
- a CDS encoding malate synthase: MYLVDKEVIHETFGKGSVVNYNDNYIKIDFESGAKKFVFPDVFAKYMTLVDQKAVNLVKMKIQKREEEKKKEKLRLRKEKALERERQHILDQKKPMQSRKINPKQQAVFWCEAGEEDKIFTDGRIFIGEVKSGKNKGQPRRLARMNWKSGCLLTRREPNMLEKDRRILGVFMAEEGFNGQTCKDGYILAHPEYRLRLSEQESDKMLFWNYYMNKSFPTRMTWNSGRQRYFDNIWMAQILQDIVSLKKKPGEREDAQRFFERFCKINHINGSKLPEANGALMQMR, translated from the coding sequence ATGTATTTAGTTGATAAGGAAGTAATACATGAAACTTTTGGTAAAGGAAGTGTGGTCAACTATAATGATAATTATATAAAAATAGATTTTGAATCAGGTGCTAAAAAGTTCGTTTTTCCTGATGTATTTGCAAAATATATGACTCTTGTTGATCAAAAAGCGGTTAATTTAGTAAAGATGAAAATACAAAAAAGAGAAGAAGAAAAAAAGAAAGAAAAATTAAGGCTCAGAAAGGAGAAAGCTTTAGAACGGGAACGTCAACATATTTTAGATCAGAAAAAACCTATGCAAAGTCGTAAAATTAATCCTAAACAACAAGCCGTCTTCTGGTGTGAAGCAGGAGAAGAGGATAAAATTTTCACAGATGGTAGGATTTTTATAGGGGAAGTTAAAAGTGGGAAAAACAAAGGACAGCCAAGAAGACTGGCTCGAATGAATTGGAAAAGCGGATGTCTTTTAACTAGAAGAGAACCTAATATGCTAGAAAAGGATAGACGCATCTTAGGTGTATTTATGGCAGAGGAAGGTTTTAATGGACAGACATGTAAGGATGGATATATTCTAGCTCATCCAGAGTACAGACTTCGTCTTTCAGAACAAGAATCAGATAAGATGCTTTTTTGGAATTACTATATGAATAAAAGTTTTCCTACTAGGATGACATGGAATTCAGGAAGACAACGTTATTTTGATAATATATGGATGGCCCAAATTTTACAGGATATTGTTTCTTTGAAAAAGAAACCTGGAGAACGTGAGGATGCACAGAGATTTTTTGAACGTTTTTGTAAAATCAACCATATAAATGGAAGTAAATTACCAGAAGCTAATGGTGCATTGATGCAGATGCGGTAA
- a CDS encoding RNA polymerase sigma factor has product MTELESLYRAYFQDVYLYILSLSKDEHIAEDITSEAFINAIKSIDTFKGDCDIRVWLCQIAKNCYYSYLRKNKKIIYTDEEPEHISEINIEQSIVSKEDSIKIHEILHKLKEPYKEVFSLRIFSELSFREIGYLFGKSENWACVTYHRARKKIQEEMEDY; this is encoded by the coding sequence GTGACAGAATTAGAAAGTCTATATAGAGCTTATTTCCAGGATGTATATCTTTATATATTATCTTTATCCAAAGATGAGCATATAGCTGAAGATATTACCTCTGAAGCTTTTATTAATGCCATTAAATCTATTGATACTTTTAAAGGAGATTGTGATATTAGAGTATGGTTATGTCAAATTGCAAAGAATTGTTATTATTCTTATTTACGAAAAAATAAGAAAATTATATATACAGATGAAGAACCTGAGCATATAAGTGAAATTAATATTGAACAATCAATTGTCTCCAAAGAGGATTCAATAAAAATTCATGAAATTTTGCATAAGCTTAAGGAACCCTATAAGGAGGTGTTTTCACTACGAATTTTTAGTGAATTAAGCTTTAGAGAAATAGGATATTTATTTGGGAAAAGTGAAAATTGGGCTTGTGTCACTTATCACCGGGCTAGAAAGAAAATTCAAGAAGAAATGGAGGATTATTAA
- a CDS encoding CPBP family intramembrane glutamic endopeptidase: MAVLYYFILDKCFDPIFENLYPASEQAYQDTIQSLLRSPITSFLQVCIIAPVIEEILMRGFVLGGLKDSYGISTALLISATLFALLHFNMVQTLSAFICGIILRILFIKTDSILSCMLAHCGYNFICYNDYALHK; the protein is encoded by the coding sequence TTGGCTGTTCTATACTATTTTATTTTAGATAAATGTTTTGACCCAATATTTGAAAATCTATATCCTGCTAGTGAGCAAGCGTATCAAGATACAATACAATCGTTATTAAGGTCACCGATTACTAGTTTCCTGCAAGTATGCATTATTGCACCTGTTATTGAAGAAATACTTATGAGAGGATTTGTATTAGGTGGATTGAAAGACTCTTATGGAATTAGCACAGCGCTATTAATATCGGCGACTCTATTTGCACTGCTACATTTTAATATGGTTCAGACGTTGTCTGCTTTTATTTGTGGAATTATACTTCGGATTCTTTTCATTAAAACAGATTCAATTTTGAGTTGTATGCTTGCACACTGTGGATATAATTTCATTTGTTATAATGATTATGCCTTACATAAATAG
- a CDS encoding recombinase family protein, which produces MAVIEILWKPSTRPVDTLTTVRKLKENGVEVYFEKENIFTMDSKGELLITIMSSLAQEESRSISENVTWGHRKRFSDGKVSLPYGQFLGYEKGEDGLPKIVEKEAEIVRKIYRLFLKGKTPSGIAKELTEENIPTPGGKKVWCSSTVQSILQNEKYKGDALLQKSYTVDFLTKKKKINEGEVPQYYVENSHPAIIEPETFDLVQLEMKKRKEAKGYKTGGSCFSGKLVCGECGSFYGSKVWHSNSKYKRTIWQCNYKFKNEKKCKTPHIYEDQIKEAFIKAFNSLIEDKEEIITGYEVILEELLDTTKLEKKAANIQNEMEVVEELFRKMVDENSRKTMDQKEYSKKYNELAERYKKAQDELTEVEEKHQENKVRKDSIDTFIDRLKSQETILTDFDEALWTSTIDKVVIENDITFHFKDGTEIRQELS; this is translated from the coding sequence GTGGCAGTAATAGAAATATTATGGAAGCCGTCTACTCGACCTGTAGATACTTTAACTACTGTAAGGAAATTAAAAGAAAATGGAGTTGAAGTATATTTCGAGAAAGAAAATATTTTTACAATGGATAGTAAAGGTGAACTTCTAATAACCATAATGAGTTCTCTAGCTCAAGAGGAAAGCCGCTCAATTTCTGAAAATGTAACATGGGGACATAGGAAAAGATTTTCAGATGGAAAAGTAAGCCTTCCATATGGCCAATTCCTTGGATATGAAAAAGGTGAGGATGGCCTTCCTAAAATAGTAGAAAAGGAAGCAGAAATTGTTAGAAAGATTTATAGATTGTTTCTTAAAGGAAAGACTCCTTCAGGTATAGCTAAAGAACTTACAGAAGAAAACATACCAACTCCTGGAGGAAAGAAAGTATGGTGTAGTTCAACGGTACAAAGCATTTTACAAAATGAAAAATATAAAGGGGATGCACTATTACAAAAGTCTTATACAGTTGATTTTCTAACAAAGAAGAAAAAGATTAATGAAGGAGAAGTTCCACAATATTATGTAGAGAATAGCCATCCAGCTATTATTGAACCAGAAACCTTTGACCTAGTGCAACTTGAGATGAAAAAACGAAAGGAAGCAAAAGGCTACAAGACAGGAGGAAGCTGCTTTTCTGGAAAATTAGTATGTGGTGAATGTGGAAGCTTTTATGGAAGTAAAGTTTGGCACTCAAATAGTAAATATAAAAGAACCATATGGCAATGCAACTACAAGTTTAAGAATGAAAAGAAATGCAAGACTCCACACATCTATGAAGACCAGATTAAAGAAGCATTTATAAAAGCTTTTAATAGCTTAATAGAAGATAAAGAAGAAATTATAACGGGCTATGAAGTTATATTAGAAGAACTTCTAGACACAACAAAGCTTGAAAAGAAGGCAGCTAATATTCAAAATGAGATGGAAGTTGTAGAAGAATTATTTAGAAAAATGGTTGATGAGAATTCTAGAAAGACTATGGACCAAAAGGAATACTCAAAAAAGTATAATGAGTTAGCTGAAAGATATAAAAAGGCTCAAGATGAATTAACCGAAGTTGAAGAAAAGCATCAAGAAAACAAAGTTAGAAAAGATAGCATAGATACCTTTATAGACAGACTTAAAAGCCAAGAAACAATTTTAACAGATTTCGATGAAGCTTTATGGACATCTACTATAGATAAGGTAGTTATTGAAAATGATATTACATTCCACTTCAAGGATGGAACAGAAATTAGACAGGAATTATCATAA
- the ltrA gene encoding group II intron reverse transcriptase/maturase, with the protein MTNEYLKIVEQVGKYKTVQNIMHHVNKETLYLKHKAQIRKKAPGIDGITKIEYDQNIEDNLEKLMGKMKRFSYKPQPVRRVYIPKMASDKLRPLGIPSYEDKLVQGVMADILNIIYEPKFLDISYGFRPKRSCHQAILDLDKKIMREPVNYIVDVDIKGFFDNVNHEWMIKFLEHDIEDKNFIRYIKRFLRSGIMEEGKFIESDKGTPQGGLISPILANVYLHYVLDLWFEKVIKKECYYASMVRYADDFVCCFRHEREAKMFLVKLKERLLKFGLEVAEDKTKIMKFGRFQKSKETFDFLGFTHLNGVNRRGNYKLIHHTSSKKLKAKMQAAKQWLYEHFHEKPSEIIEKLNVKLIGHYRYYGISDNHNKLRRFQNYCRRQLFIALNRRSQKKLTWEKYLNILKYNPIVEPKIYVSTWQ; encoded by the coding sequence ATGACAAATGAATATTTAAAGATAGTTGAACAAGTGGGAAAGTATAAAACAGTGCAAAATATAATGCACCATGTAAACAAAGAAACTTTATACCTAAAACACAAAGCACAAATAAGGAAAAAGGCACCAGGAATAGATGGCATAACAAAGATAGAATATGACCAAAATATTGAAGATAACCTTGAAAAGTTAATGGGAAAGATGAAAAGATTTTCATATAAACCACAACCAGTAAGAAGAGTATATATACCTAAAATGGCTAGTGACAAACTAAGACCATTAGGTATACCATCTTATGAAGATAAACTTGTGCAAGGTGTTATGGCAGATATTTTAAATATAATCTATGAGCCTAAGTTTTTAGATATATCCTATGGCTTTCGTCCAAAAAGAAGTTGTCATCAAGCAATACTTGATTTAGATAAGAAAATTATGAGAGAGCCAGTGAACTACATTGTTGATGTTGACATAAAAGGATTTTTCGATAATGTAAATCATGAATGGATGATAAAATTCTTAGAACATGATATAGAGGATAAGAACTTCATTAGATATATTAAAAGATTTCTAAGAAGTGGAATAATGGAAGAAGGTAAATTTATAGAAAGTGATAAAGGAACTCCACAAGGTGGTTTAATATCACCAATACTTGCCAATGTCTACCTACACTATGTGCTTGATTTATGGTTTGAAAAGGTAATAAAGAAAGAATGTTACTATGCCAGTATGGTAAGATATGCTGATGATTTTGTATGCTGTTTTAGACACGAGAGGGAGGCTAAGATGTTCTTAGTTAAACTTAAAGAAAGGCTACTAAAATTTGGTTTAGAAGTAGCAGAAGATAAAACCAAGATAATGAAATTTGGAAGATTTCAAAAATCCAAAGAAACTTTTGACTTTCTAGGATTTACACATCTAAATGGTGTAAATAGAAGAGGAAACTATAAACTAATACATCATACATCAAGTAAAAAGCTTAAAGCAAAAATGCAGGCAGCAAAACAATGGCTATATGAACATTTTCACGAGAAACCTTCAGAGATAATTGAAAAGTTAAATGTGAAACTAATTGGTCATTATAGATATTATGGAATTTCTGATAATCATAATAAGTTAAGGAGATTTCAAAATTACTGCCGTAGGCAATTGTTTATAGCACTTAACAGAAGAAGTCAAAAGAAATTAACTTGGGAGAAATACCTAAATATATTAAAATACAACCCAATAGTAGAGCCGAAAATATATGTTTCTACTTGGCAATAA
- a CDS encoding AraC family transcriptional regulator has product MGWVEGIGRAINYIEDNITEEISIEDIAEKAFISPFYFQKGFTMLCGFTVGEYIRQRRLTLAGSELISTDKRIIDIAVKYGYTSADSFTKAFTRFHGVTPTAVRKDGAMVKSFAPLKIKFSLEGGYIMDYKIVEKDSFTIMGVSRMFKYDNATMTIPQFWTEHYQTGKGKFVCGMYGICIDESMVDSDEFEYLIADNYNPCLEIPDGFVTKVIPKHTWAIFACKGALPKSLQDVNKKIYSEWLPNCRDYEIAAGYNVEMYTNIADYPKGNQDENYYSEIWIPVKEK; this is encoded by the coding sequence ATGGGATGGGTTGAAGGAATTGGTAGGGCTATTAATTATATTGAAGATAATATCACAGAAGAAATTTCAATAGAGGATATTGCAGAAAAAGCATTTATATCTCCATTTTATTTCCAAAAAGGTTTTACAATGCTTTGTGGTTTTACGGTTGGAGAGTATATTAGACAACGTAGGCTTACGCTTGCTGGTAGTGAACTTATTTCTACTGATAAAAGGATTATCGATATTGCAGTGAAATATGGCTACACCTCAGCAGATAGTTTCACAAAGGCTTTTACCCGATTTCATGGTGTTACACCTACTGCAGTCCGAAAAGATGGAGCAATGGTTAAATCATTTGCCCCACTAAAAATCAAATTCTCATTGGAAGGTGGTTATATTATGGATTACAAAATTGTAGAAAAAGATTCATTCACTATTATGGGTGTATCAAGGATGTTTAAGTATGATAATGCAACTATGACAATTCCACAGTTTTGGACAGAGCATTATCAAACAGGAAAGGGTAAGTTTGTATGTGGAATGTACGGGATATGTATAGATGAGAGCATGGTGGATTCAGATGAATTCGAGTACTTAATTGCAGATAATTATAATCCATGTTTGGAAATACCTGATGGTTTTGTTACAAAGGTTATACCTAAACATACATGGGCTATTTTTGCTTGTAAGGGTGCATTGCCAAAATCTTTGCAGGATGTGAATAAAAAGATCTATTCAGAATGGCTGCCTAATTGTAGAGATTACGAAATTGCAGCAGGTTATAATGTTGAAATGTATACCAATATAGCTGATTATCCAAAGGGTAATCAGGATGAAAACTATTATAGTGAAATTTGGATTCCTGTCAAAGAAAAATAA
- a CDS encoding GNAT family N-acetyltransferase, translated as MNYRKIELDSSNIDKKSELLLMQIAKWHNLTPKLWIPDYKVTTAEIEETVLKIQNTRNEDLLLVVAEDELGHIQGFIWACKQEKSQDSAMILSLYVTEDYRGQGVATKLKKILEEWCRIGGIKTIETTVHYKNNSMMELNRKLGYTPGIVYMTKKL; from the coding sequence ATGAATTATAGAAAAATTGAGCTTGATAGTAGTAATATCGACAAGAAATCAGAATTGCTTTTAATGCAGATTGCAAAATGGCATAATCTCACACCAAAACTATGGATACCAGATTATAAAGTTACAACAGCAGAAATAGAAGAAACAGTACTAAAAATTCAAAATACAAGAAATGAAGATTTGTTACTTGTTGTTGCGGAAGATGAACTAGGCCATATACAGGGATTTATATGGGCTTGCAAACAAGAGAAATCTCAAGATAGTGCTATGATTTTATCTTTATATGTAACAGAGGATTATAGGGGCCAGGGGGTAGCTACAAAACTAAAAAAAATATTGGAGGAATGGTGTCGGATTGGAGGAATAAAAACAATAGAAACAACAGTACATTATAAGAATAATAGTATGATGGAATTAAATCGAAAACTTGGGTATACTCCTGGAATAGTATATATGACAAAAAAATTATAA
- a CDS encoding type II toxin-antitoxin system MqsA family antitoxin: MNCILCKANLTKGKVNHIVDLREGIIIIKNVPANICDQCGEYYLDTKTALEIESMVDEIKKNKAEVFIVNYDEMVA, translated from the coding sequence ATGAATTGCATTCTTTGCAAGGCTAATTTAACAAAAGGAAAGGTAAATCATATTGTTGATTTAAGGGAAGGAATAATCATTATAAAAAATGTGCCTGCCAACATCTGTGATCAGTGTGGTGAATATTACTTGGATACTAAAACGGCCCTAGAAATAGAATCTATGGTAGATGAAATAAAGAAAAACAAGGCGGAAGTATTTATTGTAAATTATGATGAAATGGTAGCTTAA
- a CDS encoding APH(3') family aminoglycoside O-phosphotransferase, translating to MNQPNKIKEIIGGIPYSIDTIGMSNAKVICFEDMVLKIEKQQEESDNEHIMMSWISDKLPVPRVLCFEKHNGINYLLMSRIKGKMSCSSELLENPMHLVKLLADGLKMLWGVDISKCPFNNSIDNKLRQAEFRVRNNLCDMEDAEPTTYGAEGFESPEKLLQWLKENKPDEELVFSHGDYCLPNIIIKDDKINGFIDLGRSGIADKYQDIALCYRSLQHNYDGKYGGKVYEGFDASILFEELNIVPDWNKIKYFILLDELF from the coding sequence TTGAACCAACCAAATAAGATAAAAGAGATAATTGGGGGCATACCTTATTCAATAGATACAATCGGAATGTCAAACGCAAAAGTGATTTGCTTTGAAGATATGGTATTAAAGATTGAAAAGCAACAGGAGGAATCAGATAATGAGCACATAATGATGTCATGGATATCTGATAAACTTCCTGTCCCAAGAGTCTTATGTTTTGAAAAGCATAATGGGATAAACTATCTACTAATGAGCAGAATTAAAGGCAAGATGTCATGTTCATCAGAACTACTTGAAAATCCAATGCATTTAGTAAAATTGTTAGCGGATGGCTTGAAAATGCTATGGGGTGTTGACATATCTAAATGTCCATTTAATAATTCAATTGACAATAAATTAAGACAGGCTGAGTTTCGTGTTCGAAATAACCTTTGTGATATGGAAGATGCAGAGCCCACAACTTATGGGGCTGAAGGGTTTGAAAGTCCAGAAAAATTATTACAATGGTTAAAGGAAAACAAACCAGATGAAGAGCTTGTATTTTCTCATGGAGACTATTGTCTGCCCAATATTATTATTAAAGATGATAAAATTAATGGTTTTATAGATTTAGGGAGAAGCGGTATTGCCGATAAATACCAGGATATTGCTCTTTGTTATAGAAGCTTACAGCATAACTATGATGGAAAGTATGGAGGAAAGGTGTATGAAGGGTTTGATGCCTCAATACTTTTTGAGGAGTTAAATATAGTACCAGATTGGAATAAAATCAAATATTTTATTCTACTGGATGAATTGTTTTAA
- a CDS encoding DUF3885 domain-containing protein, with the protein MKVKGKPKDILSNILKQYGVENKVLNRLTYKYMLHIDELSEKYQYLEDGSLNELCVEECLQKAIEIYTFINYSDNLLIIYDNLFGQDNEKEKKFLESTLTDIIQYDTYKLKWQYPICKDDLPIHQDCEVYTCIRHLYHVKEINIQKLFREIILSDVGGEMDLCSSVFIIDINSGCIFHLYDDRGIVLFAPKEEHLTNVCKEFHDSIFTLDYQKFKIEVNSLYWMNEIKDDPNDLCLHGDITVTIGEEKLSYSCTASAAALRMLKTLSEDHLPTKGEQMLPCCGFFMIPNENLDEVDIMGCDNGVDWAVLHEDGMVKLITEKGNTVFVYYFQYKDEILRFVDIVEDYYKKSLPKNIPEDEFERNGYIAFWNEWYRRKGEYLWSII; encoded by the coding sequence TTGAAAGTCAAAGGAAAACCAAAGGATATTTTAAGTAATATTTTAAAACAATATGGAGTAGAAAACAAAGTCTTAAATAGACTAACTTATAAATATATGCTTCATATTGATGAGTTAAGTGAAAAGTATCAGTATCTAGAAGATGGAAGTTTAAATGAATTATGTGTGGAAGAATGTCTTCAAAAAGCAATAGAAATATATACATTTATAAATTATAGTGATAATCTTTTAATTATTTATGATAATTTATTTGGACAAGATAATGAAAAAGAGAAGAAATTCTTAGAGAGCACTTTAACTGATATAATTCAATATGATACATATAAATTAAAATGGCAATATCCTATATGTAAGGATGATTTACCAATACATCAAGATTGTGAAGTTTATACCTGTATAAGACATTTGTATCATGTAAAAGAAATAAATATACAGAAATTATTTAGAGAGATAATTTTATCAGATGTAGGTGGGGAAATGGATCTTTGCTCATCTGTTTTTATTATAGATATAAATAGTGGTTGCATTTTCCATTTATATGATGATAGGGGAATTGTTTTATTTGCTCCAAAAGAAGAACATCTTACTAATGTATGTAAGGAATTTCATGATAGTATTTTTACACTTGATTATCAAAAATTCAAAATAGAAGTAAACAGTCTTTATTGGATGAATGAAATAAAGGATGATCCTAATGATTTATGTCTTCATGGAGATATAACAGTTACTATAGGAGAAGAAAAATTATCCTATTCTTGTACAGCAAGTGCAGCAGCTCTTAGAATGTTAAAAACATTATCTGAAGATCACTTACCAACAAAAGGGGAACAAATGCTACCTTGCTGTGGTTTTTTCATGATTCCTAATGAAAATTTAGATGAGGTAGATATCATGGGATGTGATAATGGAGTTGATTGGGCTGTTCTACATGAAGATGGAATGGTCAAGCTTATTACTGAAAAGGGAAATACTGTATTCGTTTATTATTTCCAATATAAGGATGAAATTTTGCGTTTTGTTGATATAGTGGAAGATTATTATAAAAAGTCTTTACCTAAAAATATACCAGAAGATGAATTTGAAAGAAATGGATATATAGCATTTTGGAATGAATGGTATAGAAGAAAGGGAGAGTATTTGTGGAGTATAATCTAA